The following is a genomic window from Plectropomus leopardus isolate mb chromosome 3, YSFRI_Pleo_2.0, whole genome shotgun sequence.
cacagagacagagaggaagccATATGAGCTACAAACAGTCAGTTAATCATGTCTTTGTACAAACAGTGACACAGAAATTCACATTACTCCAGTCAAAACTGATATATTTGTGTCCCAGAATAAACCCCTGATATTTAAACAGGAAGAtgaaaaagcaggaaaatggaaaaaaaaaaaaaagataaaccgCATTTGACAACTGGATGGTTTCCCGGCCACAAATCAAAATTTGTCATCATGTCACCATCTTACATAGTCAttttataaactaataaaatgtgtgtgccAAAAGCTTTGcataaaacaaagtgttttatgGCCCACCTGGAATATGCTGGATCCGTAAGGTGTCCGCCATGCATTCAGGAGGTTATCTTTGCCTGTGCTCACAAACCATTTACCTAcaggaggaaacacacacagccatcaACAGATAAAGTCTCAGGGGAGCTGAGATATGGAGAGGCCTGAAAGGATGCGCTGCTTTTGTAAAGAAGAATGGGAGAAGTGAAAAGAGGAAACCGTTTCTGAATAAAGAGAGAAGCAGATTTATTCTGCTTCCCTTGTCCATGTGCGGTTGTACGTACCACAGTAGGCAAACTTAAGGGAGAGAACGCAGCTCTCATGGAGGTGCAGCTGATACTTGTCAGGCTTGGAGACATGCAGGACTTCCACATTACTGCTCTCCATTCCCACAGCAAGCCACTCGCCTGTCGGACAATAGCCCAGAGAGAAGATCTGGAGAGGGAAGAAAGGAAtcaaagaaaggagagagaaatgCTGAGATGAGAGTGGGTAAGCATTAACGATCATCAGCAGCCTGTCAGCACATCAATGCCCATTAGTCTGGACTGCAGTGAGGCTAATTTGTATTCgcagaggtgtgtttgtgtgtgtgtgtgtgtgtgtgtgtgtgtgtgtgtgtgagtgtgtacctGTGAGGTGAAGTCGTGCTGCTGGAGCTGGCGTCCCTCTCGGAGGTCCCAGCAGCGGACTGTGTTGTCCAACCCTCCCGTCCACAGTTTGGTGCCGTCGTTGGAGATGTCGATGCAGCTTGCTCCGTCTGTGTGGCCCTGAAACTGCCTGCATTGAAGAGACACTCACATTAAAACAGAACAGGTAGCCTTCTTTGGCTATCGGGCCAAAGTACTGCAATCTGTTTGCTTAAGTTGAACTGTCACATTCCTTACTAGTCATATACTACTTATATTCCACAAAAGTCTCTAAAAAGTGCAGCTACTTATAAATGCTGATGGATTATGTATTCTTTATCATTAATCCCACTATGATGTATTCATAAGCAATATATAAGCATTTCACATTAGAGTGTTTAATCACTTGAATGTTGTAAGAAGATGTAgcacatttatatatttgtcaACAACTGTAACTCTTAATGTGGGACACCCATAAGAGGAGTAAAACACCACTGTAGTAATATAAAATATGGCTTCATAGGAGAAGTTATAATTGTTGACATATATAGAAGaataattaagatttaaaatgtcttcGTAGCTGCATATAACTATATGGTGTTTTACAGTatgaacttttttaaataaatgtgtatatacTTCCTATAAATAATGAAACACTAAAAGTCTTATtgtcttacatttttttccaggtcaggTATATAACATGGACCAGTGCCACTGGTAACATTTTTAGCTAAGCTACTTTTCAGTACCCTTTCCTACACACAAAGATGTAGTGGAGAACTGATtttgaatgtggaaaaaaacatccttacATTTGCATActacaaagtaaaaacacagttacatGCTATGATGCTTTAAAGAAAGACAGTcacacattttttggaaattttagaaaaaaagtagcaTCTTCCTCCCTGTTAAAGCACGCAGATACATAGAGGTTGTGTAAAGTCCACCTTCTCTGCGCTGTATTCCTCCCCTATGCTTTGGTCGCCTGTCTACAATGTTtgcttttccctctctctctctcatttatGATTGACAGTGTAGattgtgaaatttcagaaattacacaatttcttctgtctctctgtgcagTCGTCTCTGCCTTCTCATTTCCCACTCCATTGACTCTCTTCGTCTCCCATcactccctcctcttctcctttctTGTAACTTCAACAGAGTCTGTCTATTTTCCCATTTCCATGGTATTTACTAAAAGTAGTTAAAATGATGcagtttctctcctctcctcttaccTGACCAGCGTCTGGTTGTGAAGGTCCCAGACGACGATGTTGCCATCACTGCAGCAGGAGAAGCAGACCTTGTTGTCAGGGGAGATGGCCAAAGCGTAGCAGGCGGGAGCAGACGACGTTAGTTCTGCTTTGATGCGTGGAGTGGGCGTGGCCAGATCCCAGATTGAAAGCGTGCTAGCCTCCCCACCGACGATCAAAGTCCGTCCATCTGAGAGCAGCTTGCAGGAGCGGATGTAGTTATCCCTGTTCTGATTAGgcacaataaaacagcaaacataaacatttataCACAATAATATGTGTTGCAGTCGCCTGTAATTGATGAAAAGGGgatacaaagacacaaagtttgGCGTGCTGCTACAGCAGAACCACAGCAATAAATAAAGATGCTGGAGGATTTGGCTTTAGGACAACAGCACAAATGTGATTCATCAtcttaagtgtgtttttatgtgtgaaaaaaaaagtagtaaggCAACATTATAAGACACAAGATGCAcaacaaacattaaatacaaGTCTACAAACATCCATATAAGtgtctcccctcctccctcatgTCTCACCAGACAGTCCAGCTGGGCCATGGGGCTCTTGCTTCCAGGCTGACTGATGTCCCACACTTTGACGCAGCCCTTTCCTCCGGTATAGACGTGACGCGTCGAGGTGCTGATGGTAACGGCACACACCACCTCTCCGTGGTTCAGGGTGTGAATTTGACGGGCGTGGCGAGGGATTCCCGGGCCCAGCAGGGCATCAGGAGGAAAGGGCACCGGCTGCATCTGGCCGTCAGCACTCACATGGAATGAGTAGGCGCTGAAGAGAAGGGAGACAAGAGGgaataaaaatggatgaataaCAGAGAGATTAAAGGCTGCAGCAAAAAACACTTATTCAGAACAAGTAGAGGGAGATGAGAGAGggcaaacattttattatttggtCTTTGTTTCTAAAAGAGGACTTTGTTGAACTATTCAACGAACAAGAAAAATAGCACATACTTTGATAAGCACCATCTGAGACTGCTAAAAAGTTACAGAACTAGTTTGtgtagacatttttccctcaaACTACCTCATCTCTTTCAACTTGCGATTTCTGCATTCTCAGACAGAATAACACAGAAGTGACTAATACCTGACATTTACTAATAATGTTGGATGGAACTGAAAAACTCTGTATTTAACTACCTAAGTCTGTTGAAGCTTTTCTGCAAATATCACTGACGTCATGTCATATATATCAGTCATTCATCTGCAGACGCAAGAAAAATACTCAGAACAACAAAGTGAAGTGGAGCCAAAAATGGAAGTAACGCtgataaaaactgtttaaaaacgTTTTTCAAATGCTTTGAGGATGAACAAAGACTTACAAGTCAAACAgtcttttattaaaacattttccactTCACTTTTTCCCTTCAGCATCTTtcattgtttgtcttttcttctgGTGTTGTAACTGAAAGAACCTAAGTGCAGTAAATAGTGAACAGGTGATGATTTGAGTGATAGCAGGAAAAACAGTGGAAACTCACGGTTTTCCGGAAGCGGCTGACTGCAGGCTGGCAGGCAGCCCGGGGACCCTCATATGCGGGTGTGGAGACTCATAGCCCACCTGGAAGAGAAAGAAATCCTgatgtgagggaaaaaaaaaacaccttaaagaGATATCTGTGTTCATGGAGAGGGGTGGACAGAGTTCACTCATAAAGACAGGTAATACTTAGACAGTATCAGATGAAAGATCAGAAGAAAATGAGATCATATAAGGGAAAAGACCCTTTTCTAGAGCCAAGGTCATAGATTCTTTGCGATAAATGACAACACAGCTGCTCTACCTCTAAAAAACTCCCTTAGTTCCCACATATATATCCCCCTTTTGCCCTCTGAGACAGGTTTATATGCTGAGGCATTCCATATGACAGTGACACTGGAAAGACAAATTATCTGCTGAGCGTCTAGCTCACCACAGGGGACCGTCCGTAGCCTGCGGcagctgctgccgctgctgctgcagcagctccgTTCATCTGGGGGGAGACCAAATGGAGGCCGGCGCCGTAACCTGCCGCCCCGGCCAGGTCCCCGTTCACCCCTGGAGGAGGCAGACCGAAAGCCCCAGGAGGGTACGCTCCCTGCACTGCTAGAGGGTTTCTCAGACCCAGAGCTGAAAGAGAAGACAAGAGAGAGTCAgtttattgtgaattatttaagtgaaaaaatgattgattgaaGCAGCTGATACAAAGTACGTCAGTCATTTAGAGACTTTTATCATTTTAGCAAAGACCAGAATGAGCTCCTCATTTTATTAAGGTGACTCCCTCTGCAGGGCCTCTCAGTGTGAGAGACAGTTGTGACTGACAGGCAGTGAACAAGCTGCTGCCTGCCATGCAAAAGGCAAGACAACATCCCTAAACTGCAGCACTAGACCACtactgccccctgctggtcatCGTGTTTTCCTGCagccaaagtgtgtgtgcaaattTCTGTGTGTGCTCACATAAACGTCCTCTACATCATCCCCTGTGCATGAAGCTGCGTCTACAAGCATGTTCGTATGCATGAATAatggtgtgtgcgtgcgtgtgtgtgtgtgtgtgtgtgtgtgtgtgggctaacaggtgatgtgaggggaaaaaaagagaaaagagatacAGTGGAATAGATGGAGGCTCATTATGAAGCAGCTCACAGTCACAGTCCATCACCTCTCCTAATCTTTCCATTTAAAAAGTGAGGGGCGCTGAATATTTTTTGCCCACAGCTGCTTATTAAGTCCAGATGGTGGTGGGTGGTGAGGAGCTGGCTGACACCCATACCAACTACTGCGGCCCGATGCTGATAGAATCACTACATGTAACAAAGCCAGTACAGGCGAAAAACTCATCTCTGCAGAGACAGATTCATATTTTTAACTGATGCTGTGTGCAGTGAAAGTTTGTGTCCCTAAAAGAACGGATGGAGACATTTCTCGTGAGATTTTCTTGTGTTGTAGGCAAGTTATACAGGTTCACTTCACACTAACTTCAGGCAATCTGAAGTCCAACGATCCCCTTCAACAATTAAGTACAGAAAGATTTGTTCTATGGGGAATTAAAGCAAGCTCATGGGATGTTATTACCGAGGGGGTCTACACCAGGCTTGCCAGGGACAGGTCTGAACTGTGGAGGTCCGCTGGGTCCTGGGGTGTTGGACTCTTGAGACATGGGGGTTCCTGGCTTCATACCTGGAGTACTAGACTTCTCCCTCTGGGagtgcagagaggaaaaagaacagTGTTCAAGACAGAAAAGGTCATTTATTTAGTAAAATTGAGCAGAATACAGTGAGGGCTGACAGCACAGAAACATATACATGATATCTGCATTCTTGAGACAGTCATACCACAGAACATCTTgcaaatatttcctttttatgtctgtctgtaATCCACTTAGACGTACACGTGTGGTTTTACCTGCGGGGGCTCTTTGCCACGAGACGGGGAGGTTGCACTGCTGGAGGAGGCCAGGGAGGCGGGGCTGGCCTGAGGGGGGCCCTCCTTACGGGACGGGGGCATCTTGTCCAGGCCGTTCTCCCTGGACGAGTAGGACTGCACACTGCGGGGGGACGATGGGTCCTGAAtccaaaacatttaacacattcTTAAACAGGCAGAATTAGGAATAAATGGTGATTTATTCAAtcagtctggtgtttgttttatttttttccatcgtGCATTAACTCTTTTTTAGCTTGTTTAACCATTCTGGCTTTATAGGAGATAGTCGCATTTCTTTCAAGTCAGTATTAAAATAACAGTCAGGTGAATATATGAATATCTGGACATTGAAAGTGGTTTTGCTTGCTGTAATCATCTCTGCACATAAGATAAAgatatatgatatgattttttcTCACTATGCTTGCCCCAAAAATAGCCCCtttagggattttttaaaattatttttttattattgtatttcaaAAACTTACAAAGACATTAGATGCAGGACTAAgactaaataaatgaataaatcttaCCTCTATTCTACCTTGGCATGTTGTGTAAACTAAGTATtgattctcatttttatttctataaattttgtttttattttatttacagaaaagcTGTTTCTTCAGTGCTACACTGCTCCCAATAACCACACATAGGCTGCTAATGGTTTAAGTTTTGTTTCTTGAGAAAGAATAAGTTGCACGTGTTGCCtgctaataaataaacagtaaattcaTAATATTTCCTCATCTGCTAATTTTAATACTAAATATACAATGTTGTATAAATAGAATAGTTAGTTACATAGTTAgaatagttaaataaataagtaatgcTTACAAAACGTCCTGGTAAGAGTGCCCTTTTAATAACGTATTCCAAAGTTTATCTGACGTTAACATCAGGCTTCAGCAGTCCAACCAAAGAAAATCAGGTGATTACAGTGAGCAAAATGTGGTTCAGTGTTCATGTGAGCCACTGGCGGCTGTTTTAAAACAGACTTGCAAAACACTGAACCTGTCCTTTAACTGCTGTGCCAACTATTGTTTTTCAGTAAACATAAAAGAAATCACTTCCTGGCACCAGAGGAGTTTTCCGAATGAGACCCACCCAACACTGCAAAGTAAAAGCTTTTGGGAACTGCGTATAGTCTCAATTACTGTCATCTCATTCATTTTGAAGACAAAGACAGCcattttgagaaaaagagaaaaaaaagaaagttgattagtgtttttactttactcTTTATCAGAAGCCAACTTTAATTTTCCAACCTCACTATCCACTAAGTCAGAACTCATtcataaaactaataaaacctCAACAGTCATCTATACTGAATTGTACACAGAGGTGTAGCGAGAACTGCAGTCAAGcgtgtgtatgcatatgtacTTTATGGTTGTGTATGAAGGGCAGACAGAGGCGGGGggttttattatcattattgttatattCAGATGGTCCTGCTGggtgtgtttacatgatgtatGCAGATGAAAGCGGTGAAGTGAGGCCAATAGAGGCCGGCGGCCGCCTACTAACCTCATCCACCACCAAATTATCATCACTCTTATCTGCATCGCTGCCCtgtgagagaaggagagaggaagtaAGATTAGATATTCCTGTTCTGCTGTGTGATGTATGTAGATTATATGTAGAAATATACAGCACACAAAGTCATACACTGACtatagtgtgtgtgtaagctgaaaaagttttataaaacattttttgtcttgagAGCTTTAATCGTTACATTGCAAACACGAAAATGGAATATCTTATCTTGGCATCTAATTGCCTGAGATTGTTGGAAGTAAATTCAATGGGCAGTgcaaatgtaattaattaattttagatGTTTAACTTGAGAGGTGAAATCCTCCAAAGGCACTGCTTTTATAAATATTGCAGGTCTTCTTGAACAAAGCGATAATGCTGAGCTTAATAAAATAACTACCAATTTatctcacaataaaaataatcccTTACAGAGCTTAACATATCTGCTTTTCCACAATAACACCAATAATGCAGTGATGACAGCAGGGAGTTTGAATATTTCAATTACGGTTTAAAATGAGAGCAGGTCTTCAAAGTCCACAGTGCAGACACCACAAGTCTTATCTGGCGAGCACCGGCAGAGTTGGGCGAAACTTTCCTTCAGTTACTTAAACATTTAAGAGCGTTATGAAAGTGCCTCACATAGTCGGTCATGAACTCCTTCTCATCAGCTTTCCTCTTCTTGCCATTGCTGAGGTAGTCTGCTGGGCGACCCTTATCCCCATTGGACAGAGAGCTCTGCAGAGGGAGAGCGAGGGGTGAGAAAAGAGGGAGCAAGACATTGTGGCAAAGAGCAAAGTGGGAGGTGTTCATGGGGGCACAAAGAGGTGAAGGAGGAAggaagaagtgaaaaaaaggggTGAGGGCAGCGAGGGAGGAAGAGGGTGATAATGAGGTGAGAGGGACTGCATAAATCATGTCAGGCTCATAAGCTGCGGAGATGAATGTGAAAGAATATCGGGCCGCATCGATCGGGCCGCTCACTGTAGGagtgagaggaagaaagagaatgcttcaatttttttttaaggcagcaGAAAAGAATGTGGAGCGGTCTGAGCGTGTTTTGGCACTGATGCATAGTTTTTTAGACCAGTATTGTCACAATTTTTATAATGGTATTGATATAATGTTGAAATCTAAAGTTTTGTCATACAGGGTTCAGCATCAGTGACAGCAAACCTGTGTTCTTTCAATTTACCACAGCTAACAAcacttttaaaactgtaaaCGGGCAAataagaaaagacaacactaaGCTGAACCTTAAGAGTATGTTGACTAGAGTCCATGCAGTGGGGTGGCAGAAGGCATGTTTACTTATTGCTCATTAAACCATGTTTGTAAAATCAGTGACCTGCAAAATATACcattaaaaaacccaaatggttgagctttattttacatgtctCTAACGCTTGAATACCCTCCTAATAATTTGCAAGAAGTTTCTTGTACAGAACTATCtaacatcataataattatagtgGGAAAAAAGCATGGAACATGCACAATATATCACATTTATCTTCAGGCATactataaaatatatgaaataaataaatgaataaatatccAGTGAGGTTAAGGCTTACTGTAGTAACTTAGAAAACAACTTAGACAATCTGTGGAAAAGAACATGTCCCTCCTCTCCATGTCCATCCTCTTCCTACTGCCTCTCAAGACATTCACCAGAATTGACTGCAgcaccccaaaaacaaacaatcagagCTGTGCGGTCTCTAACATAGCTGACAATCAAGTCCATCACCTCAATCACTCTTCGTGAACTGTGGTTTATCTGTTAAATTAGACAGTGCTAATTAATTCTGAAATGCAATCACTGCATTGCtcatttctcacctcagatgttttcagaaacagagTACGATTTAGCCGTGAGATGAAAGAGTTGCTCTGGCCAATGGGCAGTGGAGAGTTCTTGGCATGATTGTTTCCAACATGGTGGACGAACAAACATTCTCATTAATAGCTAAACACATCATGAAAGTatctttctgaaaacatctgaggcaaCAAATAagtaatgcagtaacagaatcttgaatatttttgatcagcactgccgtGTTGACGGCAGTTCACaaacagtgattgacatgattgacagctgcattgctgctgtgattggttgtttttgtgaacaTGTGGTAAGGACATGAGAAGCACAACAAGGCAATAGAGTAAGCAGagggatgtgatttttttccacagattatctgtctcattaagtGCTGACAGTTgctgcaaatatgaaaaaagttcTTTGTGTAGAAAAGTTACCAAGTATCCATTTTaaggaaattattattattttttttacatatgaaaTGCAATACTAAGGACCCATtaaataaagcttaaaaaatacgTCTTCTATCTACATTTCCAAGTTATTATTTCAGCTTCTCTATAGTTTTTACAGCCttagaaaatgacaaaaaaacctttttgtggAGTGGATACCCATGTACAGCACTGAATTTgcctaaaatatcaaaaactgcTGAACAAATGGGCGGACAAGTGAGAGTGTACTTGATTGAAGTGATTGTGTAGTAATTTGTACTCACTGGTCCTGCTTCACGGTCTGTTTATTCCAGGCAGAAGCAGCAAACACATCCAGGTATCGGGCCACAGGACAGCAAAATGCAGAtaaggatacacacacacacacacacacacacataaatgcaacaTTATCTGCCATCACTTTACATCACTCTACAGCTGATGACTCAGTGGAAAAATATCCCTGAGGAGTGTTATTATCAGCAACACTCCTGCGTCCTGCCAAAAATCCAAAGCAAAGCCAATCATCAGGATCCATCGAGCCAAGCTTTGGTGTTTACTCTACCCCTTCCTCAGCGAGACAGTTTTCATCTCTAAGAATGCAATCCAACTCTTGTCCCAGGCCTAAACTCATCTAgagtttttacactttttgctTTGAGGAACACAAACTGAAAGGAAAATGAGTAAACAGGCATCAAATTAAAGTGTTCCTGTACCTCTGTGGTGCTCTgcagcggcggcagcagctgctgctgcctctaGGTGAGCTCTCTCATCCTTGGCAGCCAGCTGGGCCCCCAGAGCCCCAGACAGGGCCAGCAGGCCGGACCCTCCGCCAAGCGCCAGGCCAGGGTGGGGCAGTCCTGACGGGTGAGGGCCCATTGGCAAACCCTGGGCATGCTGAGAGAGGTGCTGGgcctgaagctgctgctgtagaGAGGGAGAATAGAAGACgtaacaaaaagagagagaaagcaaaggaAAGAGAGATTTGGGTGACTTACAAGCAATGGAAGACGTGGCTCAACAGGAAGTGAtcaagaggaggaaggaaagagagggaaCTAAGTGCTGCGATGTGTACGAGGGGAGAAATGCTGAGGTCAAGGTAGTGGCTCTTTAGGAGGGAAAGCTCTGCAGCCAAATCAGCGTGATGGGAAATAAAACGAACAACTTAAACTGAAACATTAcgtaaaagtttgttttaattctCTATAATATTTGGAAAATCACATGGGATATTTGATGGGGCCCATAATTTGACTGTTGATGCTGTTCAGGTAGCTGGTGAGGCCACTTgaatacaaataattttttaaaccaattattcatatttcaaaaattgtaATCCATCTTTATGAAATAAATCTGTACACTTTAGTACTGGCAAATTGATGTTTGccttaataaaagaaaaaggaggaaaaataaataaatgggaggATAAGGTACACACGCTATGAGGCAGAGGGGGGAGCCCACGTACCCCTATCGAAGCATTTAGCTCCCCCATGGTCACCTGTTTGGCGCGCTCCATGGCCTGGACCACCTGTTGTTGATGCTGTGGAACAAACCAAGAGGTCAGTAAGGGCATGTGGattcaaacacttaaaattcaatagcttttccttctctctctgtagACTGAATCAATATTAATGAGGTGTAACTTTTCCTAATTAGTGTAAAAAAGTATTCAGACTCACAAACAGCATATttgaaatacagatttttttttttctctcactctggGAATCATGTGAACGCATGCAACCACTTGGCAATTGAGGAACGTGCTTTGAAGTTGTGTCcatctgcagctctgtgtgtgtgtgtgtgttattacttattgtgtgtatgcatgtgcatgCCTTCTGTGTGGGCTGCTGTCAgacaggagaaagagagggctGAATgcagtacagtgtgtgtatgtgtgtgtgtgtgtgtgtgtgtgtgtgtcccacctCCTGTGACAGGAATGGGATGAGCTGAGCACAGATCACATTCAACCGCTTGGCAATCTCCgtctgaaaggaaaaaaaaagatactgttGCTTTGATGAataaacgcacacacaaacattcacaaagcCAAGACTGAGccagaacaaaaagaaaacacacactcatgaaggttacacacacacacacacacacaaacacaaacaaacaaacacacacacacacacacacacacacacacacacacacacacacacacaccacacacacacacacacacacacacacacacacacacacaacacacacacacacggtgtgGCTGTGGCCTGCTTCTCCCAGGGCCAGTGTGGTAAATATTTCAGCTGCTTACATTTGGTCCATGCAAATGGAAACTCTGCCAGGGAGTTTGGCTAAAATATTCATGGACAGCATCTGCTGCGGCCTCAGCCAGCCCACAcagtgtttatatgtgtgtgtgtgtgtgtgtgtgtgtgtgtgtgtgtgtgtgagtgtgtgagtgtgtgtgttaagaggAAAAGATGCAAGAATCACcatcttttctgtgtgtgtgtgtgtgtgtgtgtcttgtgtgtgcatgtgtttctcATGTGTCCGTGCATGtctgttgtctgtgtgtttctgcattttgcatgcttgagtgtgtgtgtgtgtgtgtgtgtgtgtgtgtgtgtgtgtgtgtgtgtgtgtgttcctgctgGGGGTCAGTGATTCttgctgtgggtg
Proteins encoded in this region:
- the tle2a gene encoding transducin-like enhancer protein 2a isoform X5, whose protein sequence is MFPQNRPPAPLQPPPGSSASVVAAAAAAAAAASGTPQSLKLTYPETLDRIKEEFQFLQTQYHSLKLECEKLATEKTEIQRHYVMYYEMSYGLNIEMHKQTEIAKRLNVICAQLIPFLSQEHQQQVVQAMERAKQQQLQAQHLSQHAQGLPMGPHPSGLPHPGLALGGGSGLLALSGALGAQLAAKDERAHLEAAAAAAAAAEHHRDREAGPSSLSNGDKGRPADYLSNGKKRKADEKEFMTDYGSDADKSDDNLVVDEDPSSPRSVQSYSSRENGLDKMPPSRKEGPPQASPASLASSSSATSPSRGKEPPQREKSSTPGMKPGTPMSQESNTPGPSGPPQFRPVPGKPGVDPLALGLRNPLAVQGAYPPGAFGLPPPGVNGDLAGAAGYGAGLHLVSPQMNGAAAAAAAAAAAGYGRSPVVGYESPHPHMRVPGLPASLQSAASGKPAYSFHVSADGQMQPVPFPPDALLGPGIPRHARQIHTLNHGEVVCAVTISTSTRHVYTGGKGCVKVWDISQPGSKSPMAQLDCLNRDNYIRSCKLLSDGRTLIVGGEASTLSIWDLATPTPRIKAELTSSAPACYALAISPDNKVCFSCCSDGNIVVWDLHNQTLVRQFQGHTDGASCIDISNDGTKLWTGGLDNTVRCWDLREGRQLQQHDFTSQIFSLGYCPTGEWLAVGMESSNVEVLHVSKPDKYQLHLHESCVLSLKFAYCGKWFVSTGKDNLLNAWRTPYGSSIFQSKESSSVLSCDISPDDQFIVTGSGDKKATVYEVIY
- the tle2a gene encoding transducin-like enhancer protein 2a isoform X4, with amino-acid sequence MFPQNRPPAPLQPPPGSSASVVAAAAAAAAAASGTPQSLKLTYPETLDRIKEEFQFLQTQYHSLKLECEKLATEKTEIQRHYVMYYEMSYGLNIEMHKQTEIAKRLNVICAQLIPFLSQEHQQQVVQAMERAKQVTMGELNASIGQLQAQHLSQHAQGLPMGPHPSGLPHPGLALGGGSGLLALSGALGAQLAAKDERAHLEAAAAAAAAAEHHRDREAGPSSLSNGDKGRPADYLSNGKKRKADEKEFMTDYGSDADKSDDNLVVDEDPSSPRSVQSYSSRENGLDKMPPSRKEGPPQASPASLASSSSATSPSRGKEPPQREKSSTPGMKPGTPMSQESNTPGPSGPPQFRPVPGKPGVDPLALGLRNPLAVQGAYPPGAFGLPPPGVNGDLAGAAGYGAGLHLVSPQMNGAAAAAAAAAAAGYGRSPVVGYESPHPHMRVPGLPASLQSAASGKPAYSFHVSADGQMQPVPFPPDALLGPGIPRHARQIHTLNHGEVVCAVTISTSTRHVYTGGKGCVKVWDISQPGSKSPMAQLDCLNRDNYIRSCKLLSDGRTLIVGGEASTLSIWDLATPTPRIKAELTSSAPACYALAISPDNKVCFSCCSDGNIVVWDLHNQTLVRQFQGHTDGASCIDISNDGTKLWTGGLDNTVRCWDLREGRQLQQHDFTSQIFSLGYCPTGEWLAVGMESSNVEVLHVSKPDKYQLHLHESCVLSLKFAYCGKWFVSTGKDNLLNAWRTPYGSSIFQSKESSSVLSCDISPDDQFIVTGSGDKKATVYEVIY
- the tle2a gene encoding transducin-like enhancer protein 2a isoform X3, which produces MFPQNRPPAPLQPPPGSSASVVAAAAAAAAAASGTPQSLKLTYPETLDRIKEEFQFLQTQYHSLKLECEKLATEKTEIQRHYVMYYEMSYGLNIEMHKQTEIAKRLNVICAQLIPFLSQEHQQQVVQAMERAKQVTMGELNASIGQQLQAQHLSQHAQGLPMGPHPSGLPHPGLALGGGSGLLALSGALGAQLAAKDERAHLEAAAAAAAAAEHHRDREAGPSSLSNGDKGRPADYLSNGKKRKADEKEFMTDYGSDADKSDDNLVVDEDPSSPRSVQSYSSRENGLDKMPPSRKEGPPQASPASLASSSSATSPSRGKEPPQREKSSTPGMKPGTPMSQESNTPGPSGPPQFRPVPGKPGVDPLALGLRNPLAVQGAYPPGAFGLPPPGVNGDLAGAAGYGAGLHLVSPQMNGAAAAAAAAAAAGYGRSPVVGYESPHPHMRVPGLPASLQSAASGKPAYSFHVSADGQMQPVPFPPDALLGPGIPRHARQIHTLNHGEVVCAVTISTSTRHVYTGGKGCVKVWDISQPGSKSPMAQLDCLNRDNYIRSCKLLSDGRTLIVGGEASTLSIWDLATPTPRIKAELTSSAPACYALAISPDNKVCFSCCSDGNIVVWDLHNQTLVRQFQGHTDGASCIDISNDGTKLWTGGLDNTVRCWDLREGRQLQQHDFTSQIFSLGYCPTGEWLAVGMESSNVEVLHVSKPDKYQLHLHESCVLSLKFAYCGKWFVSTGKDNLLNAWRTPYGSSIFQSKESSSVLSCDISPDDQFIVTGSGDKKATVYEVIY
- the tle2a gene encoding transducin-like enhancer protein 2a isoform X2 gives rise to the protein MFPQNRPPAPLQPPPGSSASVVAAAAAAAAAASGTPQSLKLTYPETLDRIKEEFQFLQTQYHSLKLECEKLATEKTEIQRHYVMYYEMSYGLNIEMHKQTEIAKRLNVICAQLIPFLSQEHQQQVVQAMERAKQVTMGELNASIGVRGLPPLPHSQLQAQHLSQHAQGLPMGPHPSGLPHPGLALGGGSGLLALSGALGAQLAAKDERAHLEAAAAAAAAAEHHRDREAGPSSLSNGDKGRPADYLSNGKKRKADEKEFMTDYGSDADKSDDNLVVDEDPSSPRSVQSYSSRENGLDKMPPSRKEGPPQASPASLASSSSATSPSRGKEPPQREKSSTPGMKPGTPMSQESNTPGPSGPPQFRPVPGKPGVDPLALGLRNPLAVQGAYPPGAFGLPPPGVNGDLAGAAGYGAGLHLVSPQMNGAAAAAAAAAAAGYGRSPVVGYESPHPHMRVPGLPASLQSAASGKPAYSFHVSADGQMQPVPFPPDALLGPGIPRHARQIHTLNHGEVVCAVTISTSTRHVYTGGKGCVKVWDISQPGSKSPMAQLDCLNRDNYIRSCKLLSDGRTLIVGGEASTLSIWDLATPTPRIKAELTSSAPACYALAISPDNKVCFSCCSDGNIVVWDLHNQTLVRQFQGHTDGASCIDISNDGTKLWTGGLDNTVRCWDLREGRQLQQHDFTSQIFSLGYCPTGEWLAVGMESSNVEVLHVSKPDKYQLHLHESCVLSLKFAYCGKWFVSTGKDNLLNAWRTPYGSSIFQSKESSSVLSCDISPDDQFIVTGSGDKKATVYEVIY